AGCAGCCGGTTGAACTGCCCGCGGTCCTCGGCACGGTCGATGGCCTCGGGGGGCGTGCCGAGGATGCGCACACCGTTGGCCTCGAGGTCACGGGCGAGCTTCAGCGGCGTCTGCCCGCCGAGCTGCACCAGCACGCCGATCTTGTCACGGTCGCCGCCCACGGCGGCCAGCTCCGCGTCGTGCACGGCCAGGACGTCCTCCAGCGTGAGCGGCTCGAAGTACAGCCGGTCGGCGGTGTCGTAGTCGGTGGAGACCGTCTCCGGGTTGCAGTTGACCATGACCGTCTCGTAGCCGGCGTCGCGCAGCGCGAAGACCGCGTGCACGCAGCAGTAGTCGAACTCGATGCCCTGCCCGATGCGGTTGGGCCCCCCGCCGAGGATCAGCACCCGGGGCCGGTCGCTGTCCGCGACCTCGGTCTCCTCCTCGTAGGTGGAGTAGTGGTAGGGCGTGAGCGCCTCGAACTCCGCCGCGCACGTGTCGACGGTCTTGTACACCGGGCGCAGCCCCAGCTCGTGGCGCCGGGCCCGCACGTGCGCCTCGGTGGTGTCGCACGCCCGCGCGATGCCCGCGTCGCTCAGCCCGGCGCGCTTGGCGGCGCGCAGGGCCGCTGGCTCGAGCCCGACGGCACCGACCGCCGTGCGCGCCTCGACGATCTGGGCCAGCTGGTCGACGAACCACGGGTCGTAGCCGGTCAGCCGGGCGACCCTCGCCGGGTCCCAGCCCCGCTCCAGCGCGGCGTCGACCAGGTGGATGCGCTCCGCGGTGGGGGTGGCCAGCCCGCGCTCGGTGGGCTCGTGCGCACCGGTCAGGCCGATGCCACCGTCCTCCAGGGCGCGCAACGCCTTGCCGATGGACTCGCGGAACGTGCGGCCCATCGCCATCACCTCGCCCACGCTCTTCATCCGGGTGGTGAGCTCGGGATCGGCGCCGGGGAACTTCTCGAAGTTGAAGCGCGGGATCTTGGTGACCACGTAGTCGATCGAGGGCTCGAACGCGGCCTGGGTCTCCGCGGTGATGTCGTTGGGGATCTCGTCGAGGGTCATCCCCACGGCCAGCAGCGCGGCGATCTTCGCGATCGGGAAGCCGGTCGCCTTGCTGGCCAGGGCCGAGGACCGGCTGACCCGCGGGTTCATCTCCACCACGGTCATCCGCCCGGTCCCCGGGTGCACCGCGAACTGCACGTTGCTGCCGCCGGTCTCCACGCCCACCCGGCGCATGACGGCGAACGCCGCGTCACGCATCGCCTGGTACTCCACGTCGCTGAGGGTCTGCGCCGGCGCGACCGTGATGGAGTCCCCGGTGTGCACCCCCATGGCATCGAGGTTCTCGATCGAGCAGACCACGACCTGGTTGTCCGCGCGGTCGCGCATGACCTCCAGCTCGTACTCCTTCCAGCCGAGCAGGGACTCGTCGATCTGCACCTGGCCGATCGGGCTGGCCTCCAGCCCCTCGGCGACCAGGCGCACGAAGGTGTCGGCGTCGTGGGCCATCCCGCTGCCGGCCCCGCCCAGGGTGAAGGAGGCCCGCACGAGCACGGGGAACCCGAAGCGCTCGGCGAGGGCCTGGGCCTGCTCCAAGCTGTTGGCCTCACCGGCCGCGGCGATGTCCAGGCCGATCTCGTGCATCGCGGCGTTGAACGCGCGGCGGTCCTCGGCCAGCTGGATGGCGTCCAGCCCCGCGCCGATGAGCTCGACGCCGTACTGCTCCAGGACCCCCGCCTCGGCCAGCGCCACCGCGACGTTCAAGCCGGTCTGGCCACCGAGGGTCGCCAGGAGCGCGTCGGGGCGTTCCCGCTCGATGACCTTGGCGACGATCTCGGGCGTCAGCGGCTCGACGTAGGTCGCGTCGGCGAACCCGGGGTCGGTCATGATGGTCGCCGGGTTGGAGTTGACCAGCACGACGCGGTAGCCCTCGCGGCGCAGGACCTTGCACGCCTGCGCGCCCGAGTAGTCGAACTCGCTGGCCTGCCCGATGACGATCGGTCCGGAGCCGAGGACCAGGATGGTCTGCAGGTCGGTCCGCTTGCCCATCAGCGCCTGCCCTTCACGTCGGTCATGAGTGCGCAGAAGTCATCGAACAGGTAGCGCGCATCGTGCGGCCCGGGTGCGGACTCCGGGTGGTACTGGACGCTGAACGCCGGCACGTCGTGGCAGCGCAGCCCCTCGTTGACGCCGTCGTTCAGGTTGACGTGCGACTGGGTCACCCGCCCGAACGCCCCGTCGGCGGGGATCGAGTCGGCGTCCACCGCGAAGCCGTGGTTGTGGCTGGTGATCTCCACCGCCCCGGTCGCCACGTTGCGCACGGGTTGGTTCACCCCCCGGTGGCCGAAGCGCAGCTTGTAGGTCGACGCCCCGACGGCCCGGCCGAGCAGCTGGTTGCCGAGGCAGATGCCGAAGACCGGTGTGCCCGCGCCGAGCAGCGCGCTGATGGCGGCGATGCCCGCGGTGACCGCGGCCGGGTCCCCCGGCCCGTTGGAGAGGAACACCCCGTCGGGCTCGCCGGCCAGCACCTCCTCGGCAGGCGTGGCGGCCGGCACGACGCGCACGGCGCACCCGAGGGCGGTGAGCAGGCGCAGCTGGTTGCGCTTGAGGCCGAAGTCGTAGGCCACCACGCGAAACCGCGCGTCGACCGCGGGCAGGTCGTAGGGCTCGACCGTGGACACCTCGCTGGCCAGGTCCGCGCCGACCATGCCCGGCGCGGTCTCCACGTCGGCCAGCAGCGCGTCGACGTCGAGCACGGCGGTGGAGATCGCCGCACGCATCGCGCCCTGCGCGCGGATGTGGCGGGTCAGGCGGCGCGTGTCGACCTCGGTGATGCCGACGACGCCGGCCGCCGCCAGCGCGTCGTCCAGGCCGGCGGTCGCCCGCCAGTTGGAGTGCATGCGAGCGGCGTCGCGCACGATGAAGCCGGAGACCTGGACCCGGTCGGCCTCGGCGTCGTCGGGGTTCATGCCGTAGTTGCCCTGGTGGGGCGACGTCATCGCCACGAGCTGGCGGTGGTAGCTCGGGTCCGTCAGCACCTCCTGGTAGCCCGCCATCGCGGTGTTGAAGACCACCTCGCCGTGGGCGGTGCCCAGCGCACCGAACCCCACCCCCCGGAAGGCGGTGCCGTCCTCGAGCACCAGGAGTGCCTGGGTGGCGCTCACGCCGTGCCCTCCGCGTCGGGCAGCCCGGTGACGACCCCGTCCTTGCAGGTGAAGCGCCCGCGCAGGAGCGTGTGGACCACCCGGCCCCGCACCTGCATGCCAGCGTAGGGGGTGTTGCGGCTGCGGCTGTGCAGCCGGGCGGGGTCCACGGTCCAGCGCTGCTGCGGGTCGAAGAGGACGAGGTTGGCGGGCGCGCCCGCGGTGATCGGCCCCCCGTGCCCGGCGATGCCCCGGCTGCGGGCCGGCTTGGTGGACAACGCGGCCACGGCCTGGGGCAGGCTCAGCACCCCGCCGTCGCAGAGCTCGGTCAGGACCAGTGCCAGGGCGGTCTCCAGGCCGAGCATGCCGGGCGGGGCCTGCGCCCACTCCTGCTCCTTCTGCTCGGGGGGATGCGGCGCGTGGTCGGTCGCGATCGCGTCGATCGTGCCGTCGGCCAGCCCCTCGCGGATCGCCTCGACGTCGCCCTTCGTGCGCAGGGGCGGGTTGACCTTGTAGACGGCGTCGTAGCCGCGCACCAGGTCGTCGGTGAGCGTGAAGTGGTGCGGTGCCGCCTCCGCGGTCACGCGGGCGCCGCGCGCCCTGGCCTGGCGGATGAGCTCGACGGTGCCGGCGGTCGACACGTGCGGCACGTGCAGCCGGGCGCCGAGGCCGTGGGCCAGGATCAGGTCCCGGGCGACCATGACCTCCTCGGCCTCGCGGGGCCAACCGCCGAGCCCGAGGACGCTCGACAGGTCCCCCTCGTTCATCTGGGCGTCCTCGGTGAGGTCGGATTCCTCCGCGTGGTTGCAGATGATCGCGTCCCAGGTGCGGGCATAGGTCAGGGCGCGGCGCATCACCCGGGCGGACCGCACCGGCTGACCGTCGTCGGAGAAGCAGCGCACCCCGCGGGCGGCCATGGCGCCCATCTCGGCGAGCTCCTCGCCGAGCAGCCCCCGGGTCACCGCGCCGACCGGGTAGACGTCCGCGTGGCCGGCTTCGCGGGCAAGGCGCAGGACCTGCTCGACCACGCCGGCGTGGTCGGTGACGGGGTCGGTGTTGGCCATCGGGCAGACAGCGGTGTACCCGCCGGCGGCGGCGGCGGCGGTGCCGCTGGCCACGGTCTCGGCATCCTCACGCCCCGGCTCGCGCAGGTGCACGTGCAGGTCGACGAAGCCGGGCGCGAGCACGAGGCCGCTGGCATCGATGCGCAGGCCGTCGCTGCCCTTTCCCACGCTGACGACGCGGTCACCGGAGACGATGACGTCGGCGACGGCGTCGTGCCCGCTGGCCGGGTCGACGACCCGTGCCCCGGTGAAGGTCAGGGTGCTGCGCTCGCTCACGGTCGGTCCTCTGTCGTCTCGGGGGTTGTGGAGGATCCGCCCTGGATCGGAGCGGCCTCGCCGCCCAGCATCAGGTACAGGCAGCTCATCCGGACGGCGATGCCGTTGGTGACCTGCTCGGTGATGGCGGCGTTGGGGGCGTCGGCGACGTCCGCGGTGATCTCCACGCCACGGTTCATGGGGCCGGGGTGGAGCACGATGGCGCCGTCGGGCAGTCGGGCAAGGCGGTCACGGTCCACCCCCCACAGGCGCGCGTACTCCCGGACCGTCGGGAAGAACTGGCGGTGCATGCGCTCGGACTGCACCCGCAGCAGGTACAGCACGTCGGTCTTCGGGAGCACCTCGCCGAGGTCGTGGCTGACCGTCGCACCCCACTGCTCGGTGCGCGGGGGCACCAGCGTGGGGGGCCCGACGACGGTGACGTCCATGCCCATCGTGACCATGCCCCCGACGACGCTGCGCGCCACACGGGAGTGGACGACGTCGCCGACCACGGTGGCGCGCAACCCCTCCAGCCGTCCCAGCCGGGCGCGGATGGTGTAGAGGTCCAGCAGCGCCTGGGTGGGGTGCTGGTGCCAGCCGTCGCCGGCGTTCAGCACCTTCGCGTCGACCCATCCGGTCAGCTGCTGCGCGGCGCCCGACGCCGAGTGGCGGATCACGATCGCGTCCACGCCCATGGCCTGCAGGGTCAGGGCCGTGTCCTTCAGGCTCTCGCCCTTGGAGACGCTGGAGCCTTTGGCGGCGACGTTGATGACGTCGGCCGACAGGCGCTTCTCGGCGATCTCGAAGCTGATGCGGGTGCGGGTCGAGTCCTCGTAGAACAGGTTGCACACCGTGCGTCCCCGCAGCGTCGGGACCTTCTTGATCGGCCGCAGGGCCACGTCGGCGAAGCCGGCGGCGGTGTCCAGGATGCGGGTGATCTCCTCGGGCCCGAGGTCGTCCATGCTCAGCAGGTGGGTGATCACGGGGCACCGACCTCCTGGCGGTCGATGACCGTGACCTCGTCAACGCCGTCGGTCTCGGTGAGGTGGACGCGCACCGCCTGCTCGGGACGGGTGGGCAGGTTCTTGCCCACGTAGTCGGCCCGGATGGGCAGCTCCCGGTGGCCGCGATCGACCAGCACGGCCAGCTGGATCGCCGTCGGACGGCCGTAGTCCATGACCGCGTCCATCGCCGCGCGGATCGTCCGCCCCGTGAACAACACGTCGTCCACGAGCACGACCACCAGGCCCGCGATGTCGCACGGGAACTCGGTGTGGCCCAGCGGGCGTGGGCCGGTGCGGTCGTAGTCGTCGCGGTAGAGGGTCACGTCCAGGCTGCCCGCCGGCACCGGGGACCCCTCGATGGCGGCGAGGTTGTCCGCCAACCGCCGCGCCAGCGGCACCCCGCGGCTGCGGATGCCCATCAGCACCAGGCCGTCCGCCCCGCGGTTGCGCTCCAGGATCTCGTGGGCCATGCGCTTGACGGCCCGGGTGAGGTCCTGCGCCACCAGCACGCGGTGTCCGGCCATCAGAAAACGCCTCCCCCGCGGAACGGGGAAAGCGTCGCAGGTCCGTGCAAATCGAGCCCCTTTCCGGCCTCGCGGGACCGGGCTTAAAGCGGCGTTGCTCCTGTGACCGTAGCACGCGCCCCGCCACCACGACAATCGCCCCCGATGAGTCCGACCGGCCGGGGCTGTGTCGTCCTGGTCGCGCAATCCGCGACCCTGCCTACACGGGCTTGCGTGCGCGCGCCTGGTCGAGCGCGTCGCGGATCGTGCGGGCGACCACCTGTGGCGTCTTGACCACATCCTGGTAGGTGAACCGCAAGGGCACCCGACCCGAGGTGGCGTAGCGGTTGTGCTGCTGGGCATCCTTGCGCCGCTGGTGCGAAAGCGAGTGAAACCGCAGCCCGTCCAGCTCGGTCAGCACCGGCCATCCCGGCTCCCAGGACGCGTCGGCGAAGCCGATCCGCCCGCGCGCGTCGTAGACGGCCACGTTGTACGCGGGCTCGGGCAGGCCGAAGGCGGCGACGACGTCTCGGTCGAAGCGACGCTCCAGCCATGACCAGAAGTCCTTGTCGGCGCCGGGCGCGGTGATCCGCAGGATCACGTCGGTCCCCGGCCGTCCTTGCCGCAGGTGCAAAGCGCGTCGGTGCATCCACGGCCGGGTTGCCTTGCGGCCGCAGATCAGGTCGTCCACCACGGACATCGTGTCCGCCTCGCCAAGCTGGCCGGCCATGTCCACGGCGGTGCGGGTGCCGCTGGTCGCGGGGATGCCGTCGACCGTGACGATGTCGCAGCGCTCGAGCTCGCGCGTGCGGTGGACCGTGACCTTCGCGATCACCCGGCCATGCGCCGCAGCGACGGTCACGTCCGGCTCCTCCGGCACCTGGACACGGCCGATCCCGTGCAGTTTCAAGGCCCATGCGTGGGACGCGACCGCGCCGGGACCCCCCGCGAGCACCGCCGCCATCAACTTCTCCTTCCACGTGTCCCGCGCCGACGTGAGTCGGTAGACGTCGGGGTGGACGCGCTCGATCAGGCCTCGTTGTCTCAACCGGTGGATCGCGTGCTTGCTGACGCCGGCCGCGCGTGCCTGCCACGTCGCGAAGTGCTGGTGCTGCCGGCTCGTGTCCCCGGTCAGGGCATCGAGCGGGTGGGTCGCCATCGCCACAGTGAACCTCGGTGTGCGGCGGGGCAACGCTGTTCCCACCTGGCCTGTGCACAACAGCGGGGGCCTGTGTCGTCTTGGTCGCGGAATCCGCGACCCGGACGACACAGGGGGTGGCTCAGGCTGGGGCTGGGGGGTGGGTCTCGGCGATACGGGCGAGCAGGCCGTTGACGAAACGGCCCGAGTCGTCGGTGGACAGCTCCTTGGCGAGCTCCACCGCCTCGTTGATGGCCACGGCAGTGGGCACATCGACGTCGTGGAGGATCTCGTAGAGGCCGATGCGCAGCAGGTTGCGGTCCACGACCGGCATGCGTGACAGCGTCCAGCCGTGCGCGTGCTCGGTGATCAGGGCGTCGATGGTGTCGCCGTGGCGGTGCACGCCCCGCACGAGCGCCACGGCGAAGTCGGCCGGCGGCTCCTCGGCACGCAGGTGCTCGGCGAGCACCGTCGGCAGCGGCCGGTCCTTCAGGTCGGCCTCGTACAGCACGTCGAGCGCCTGCTTGCGCGCGACGTGACGCGAGTGGCCGCGGGAGGGGGCGGTCACGCGCGGGAGAGGTACTCGCCGGAGCGGGTGTCGACCTTGACCGTCTCGCCCTCGTTGATGAACAGCGGGACCTGCACGACCGCGCCGGTCTCCAGGGTGGCGCTCTTGGTCGCGCCGCCGACCCGGTCGCCCTGCACGCCCGGTTCCGTCTCAGTGATGGTCAGGGCGACGTTGGGCGGCAGGTTCACGTCGATGACCGCGCCCTCGTAGAAGACGAGCTCCAAGCTGTCGCCCTCCTTGATCCACCGGGGGGCCTGGCCGAGCGCTTCCTCGGGCACGAAGGTCTGCTCGAAGTGCTCCGGGTCCATGAAGACGAACTGCTCGCCCTCCCGGTAGAGGTACTGCAGGGTCTGGCGGTCGAGGATCGCCTGATCCACGTCCTCGCTGGCGCGGAAGGTCTTGTCCACGGTCTTGCCGCTCTGCACGCCCTTGAGGGTGGTGCGCACGAAGGCGCCACCCTTGCCGGGCTTGACGTGCTGGAAGTACTCGACGCGCCACAGCTGCCCGTCGAGCTTCAGGGTCATGCCGTTCTTCAGGTTGTTCGTGGACACCATGGCGTCGGTTCCTCTACAGGCGGACGAGATCTCTGGGTACGTCGGTCAGCACATCCGGGGTGCCGTGGGTCACGGCGACGGTGTCCTCGATGCGGACTCCGCCGAGACCGGGGAGGTACACGCCGGGCTCGACGGTCACGATCATCCTCGCGCGCAGTGTAGCGCGCGCCTCGGGTCGCAGGATGGGCTGCTCGTGGATCTCCAGGCCGACGCCGTGGCCGGTGCCGTGCACGAAGCGCTGCCCGTAGCCCCCCCGGTCGATGGCCTCCCGGCAGGCGGCGTCGACCTGGCCGACGCCCACCCCGTCCGCCACCGCGGCGACCGCGGCGGCCTGCGCGTCGCGCACCAGCGCGAAGACCCGCGACAGCTCCGCCCCGGGATCACCGAGCGCGACCATGCGGGTCATGTCGGCGTGGTAGCCGTCGACCAGCGCGCCGAAGTCGAGCATGACCAGCTCGCCGGCGGCCAGCGGGCGGTCGGTCGCGCGGTGGTGCGGGTGCGCGCTGTGCGGCCCGCCCGCCACGATCGGCTCGAACGCCCGGTCGTGCGCCCCCAGGTCGAGCAGGGCGTGGTGCAACCGGCCCGCCACCTCGCGCTCGGTGAGACCCGGGGCGAGCCAGGTGCACAGGTCGGCGAAGGCCGCGCCGGTGACCGCGCAGGCGCGGGCGACCAGGGCGCGCTCCTCGGGTGCCTTGAGCTCGCGGAGGGCCTCCACGTGCGCGGGGGCCGCCACGACCTCCGCCGGCACCAGGTCGGCGAGCGCGCGGGCGCGGTCCCAGGACAGGTCGTGGCTCTCGAGACCAAGACGGCCACCGGGGACATGCGCGGGCAGCCAGTCGTCGGCGCGCGTGACGAGCCGGGCCACATCGGGCACCTCGCCGGCGGCCTGCTGGTCGTAGCGCCCGTCCACGACCAGGATCGCGTCCTCCGCCGTGACGAGCAGGCTCCCGGCGCTGCCCGTGAAGCCGGTCAGGTAGCGCACGTTGACCGGCCTGGTGACCAGCAGCGCGTCGAGCCCGGCCTCGACCAAACGGGCGCGCAACCGGGTGCGACGTGTGGGGTACATGCCGGTGAAGGGTACGGGAAGGGCAGACGACGACGAGGAGGCTAACCGGCGTCGAGCAGGTGCCGTGCGGCCCGCACCGCGAGCCGCACCCCGTAGGCGCCCGCGCCGGTGATGGTGACGTCCACCACCGGTGAGATGACGCTGTGGTGGCGGAAGGCCTCCCGGGCGGCCGTCTGGGACAGATGCACCTCCACTTTGGGCATGGCCAGCAGCTCGAGGGCGTCGCGCAGGGCGTAGCTGTAGTGGGTCAGCGCCCCGGGGTTCACCACCACCGCCGCGGTCCCGTCGGTGCGCGCGGCGTGCAGCCGGGCGACGAGCTCGCCTTCGGAGTCGGAGGCGAACGCATCGACTTCGGGGTGCTCCTCGCGGGCCGCCGCGACGAGCTCCTGGATGGTCGCTGTGCCGTACACGGCCGGGTCGCGGCTGCCGAGCTGTGACAGGTTGGGCCCGTGGACGAGCAGGATCCTCATGGGCGCCGCACGCTACCACCACGACCCGGGCGCCCTCAGGGCGGTCGCTGCGCAACCGCCTACCCGGCAAGCAGAGCATCGCCTCGCAAGCTCCGGCGACGCACGTCCGCGGGCTCGGGCTCGGCCTCAGGCTCAGGCCTAGGCTCAGGCCTAGGCTCAGGCGAGGGTGCGCAGCACCTCGTCGACCAGGGCGCGGTCGGGCGCCTCGACCACGAGCGCCTCCCCGGGCCGGCGGCACAGCACGAAGCGCACGCCGGGCCCGGCGTCGCCAGCGGCGCGCCGCGCCTTCTTGTCGCGGGCCAGGACCTGCCACACCGCGGCCGGGTCCAGGCGCAGGCCCCCGGTGGGCAGCGACAGCGCATCGAGCAGCGCGACGGTGCGGTCGGCCAAGCCCGCCTCGCTGATGCCCATGCGCTCGCCCAGGCGGGCCGCGAACACCATGCCGAGCGCGACCGCCTCACCGTGCAGGAAGGTGCCGTACCCGGCGAGGGTCTCGATGGCGTGACCGACCGTGTGCCCGTAGTTGAGCAGGGCGCGCTCGCCGGCCTCGCGCTCGTCGGCGGCGACGATGCGAGCCTTCACCGCCACACCCCGGCGCACGACCTCCGTCAGCACGCCGGGATGGCCGGCGACGGCGTCGCCTGGCCGGTCCTCGAGCAGCTCGAGCACCGCCGGGTCGTCGATGAACCCGTACTTGGCCACCTCACCCAGCCCCGAGCGCAGCTGGCGTGGCGGCAGCGACGTCAGCGTCGCCGTGTCGGCGACCACCGCCCGCGGCTGGTGGAACGCCCCGACGAGGTTCTTGCCCTCGGGCAGGTTGATGCCCGTCTTGCCCCCGACCGCGGCGTCCACCTGGGCCAGCAGCGTGGTGGGCACCTGCACGACCGGCACGCCGCGGTTCCAGGTGGCGGCGGCGAAGCCGGCGAGGTCGCCGACCACGCCGCCGCCCAGGGCCACCACGGCGTCGTCGCGCCCGAGGGGCACGGCCGCGAACCGGTGGTACAGCGATCCCAGCGTGTCCAGGGTCTTGGCCTCCTCGCCGTCGGGCACCACCAGCCGGTGCACCTCGAATCCCCCGCCGGCCAGCGAGTCCTCGACCGTGGCGGCGTACAGGGCCTCGACGGGACCGACGGTCACCACCGCGACCCGGCGGGTGTGGGCGGGCCAGGGGACCTCGTCGACCAGGCCCGGGAGCAGGCCCGCACCCACGACCACGTCGTAGGACCCCGCAGGCAGGGCCACCGGGATGCGGGTGGCGGTCACCGGGTCTCGTCCCAGCTCAGCAGGCCGGCCTGGCCGCGCGCCCACTCGAGGATCATCTCGACGATCGCGTCGGGGTCCATCGTGT
The sequence above is a segment of the Egibacteraceae bacterium genome. Coding sequences within it:
- the carB gene encoding carbamoyl-phosphate synthase large subunit, with product MGKRTDLQTILVLGSGPIVIGQASEFDYSGAQACKVLRREGYRVVLVNSNPATIMTDPGFADATYVEPLTPEIVAKVIERERPDALLATLGGQTGLNVAVALAEAGVLEQYGVELIGAGLDAIQLAEDRRAFNAAMHEIGLDIAAAGEANSLEQAQALAERFGFPVLVRASFTLGGAGSGMAHDADTFVRLVAEGLEASPIGQVQIDESLLGWKEYELEVMRDRADNQVVVCSIENLDAMGVHTGDSITVAPAQTLSDVEYQAMRDAAFAVMRRVGVETGGSNVQFAVHPGTGRMTVVEMNPRVSRSSALASKATGFPIAKIAALLAVGMTLDEIPNDITAETQAAFEPSIDYVVTKIPRFNFEKFPGADPELTTRMKSVGEVMAMGRTFRESIGKALRALEDGGIGLTGAHEPTERGLATPTAERIHLVDAALERGWDPARVARLTGYDPWFVDQLAQIVEARTAVGAVGLEPAALRAAKRAGLSDAGIARACDTTEAHVRARRHELGLRPVYKTVDTCAAEFEALTPYHYSTYEEETEVADSDRPRVLILGGGPNRIGQGIEFDYCCVHAVFALRDAGYETVMVNCNPETVSTDYDTADRLYFEPLTLEDVLAVHDAELAAVGGDRDKIGVLVQLGGQTPLKLARDLEANGVRILGTPPEAIDRAEDRGQFNRLLDELAIPQPDGGVATTLHEAQSVAARIGYPVLVRPSYVLGGRAMAIVYSDEHLASWLEANAGEGEILVDKFLEGAVEVDVDAVYDGTELFVGGVMEHIEEAGVHSGDSACVLPPYTLGRGQLGQLRAYTAAIAEALGTRGLINIQYAIREEVISVIEANPRASRTVPFVSKATGVALAKVAARVMVGATLAGLRDEGLLPDHDMVTGASLPYVAVKEAVLPFNRFPGVDTRLGPEMRSTGEVMGIDADFGVAFAKSQAGTGTMVLPAKGTVFASIASRDKRAMIFPIKRLAELGFTVLATEGTAETLQRAGVRAEVVRKYSEGAPNIVDRIEAGGVDLVLNTPAGSGPRADGYEIRTAAVNHGVPCVTTLSGILAAVQGVEALLAGTVGVRSLQDYHREAAAGRATSRRRLE
- the carA gene encoding glutamine-hydrolyzing carbamoyl-phosphate synthase small subunit; this translates as MSATQALLVLEDGTAFRGVGFGALGTAHGEVVFNTAMAGYQEVLTDPSYHRQLVAMTSPHQGNYGMNPDDAEADRVQVSGFIVRDAARMHSNWRATAGLDDALAAAGVVGITEVDTRRLTRHIRAQGAMRAAISTAVLDVDALLADVETAPGMVGADLASEVSTVEPYDLPAVDARFRVVAYDFGLKRNQLRLLTALGCAVRVVPAATPAEEVLAGEPDGVFLSNGPGDPAAVTAGIAAISALLGAGTPVFGICLGNQLLGRAVGASTYKLRFGHRGVNQPVRNVATGAVEITSHNHGFAVDADSIPADGAFGRVTQSHVNLNDGVNEGLRCHDVPAFSVQYHPESAPGPHDARYLFDDFCALMTDVKGRR
- a CDS encoding dihydroorotase; this translates as MSERSTLTFTGARVVDPASGHDAVADVIVSGDRVVSVGKGSDGLRIDASGLVLAPGFVDLHVHLREPGREDAETVASGTAAAAAGGYTAVCPMANTDPVTDHAGVVEQVLRLAREAGHADVYPVGAVTRGLLGEELAEMGAMAARGVRCFSDDGQPVRSARVMRRALTYARTWDAIICNHAEESDLTEDAQMNEGDLSSVLGLGGWPREAEEVMVARDLILAHGLGARLHVPHVSTAGTVELIRQARARGARVTAEAAPHHFTLTDDLVRGYDAVYKVNPPLRTKGDVEAIREGLADGTIDAIATDHAPHPPEQKEQEWAQAPPGMLGLETALALVLTELCDGGVLSLPQAVAALSTKPARSRGIAGHGGPITAGAPANLVLFDPQQRWTVDPARLHSRSRNTPYAGMQVRGRVVHTLLRGRFTCKDGVVTGLPDAEGTA
- a CDS encoding aspartate carbamoyltransferase catalytic subunit translates to MITHLLSMDDLGPEEITRILDTAAGFADVALRPIKKVPTLRGRTVCNLFYEDSTRTRISFEIAEKRLSADVINVAAKGSSVSKGESLKDTALTLQAMGVDAIVIRHSASGAAQQLTGWVDAKVLNAGDGWHQHPTQALLDLYTIRARLGRLEGLRATVVGDVVHSRVARSVVGGMVTMGMDVTVVGPPTLVPPRTEQWGATVSHDLGEVLPKTDVLYLLRVQSERMHRQFFPTVREYARLWGVDRDRLARLPDGAIVLHPGPMNRGVEITADVADAPNAAITEQVTNGIAVRMSCLYLMLGGEAAPIQGGSSTTPETTEDRP
- the pyrR gene encoding bifunctional pyr operon transcriptional regulator/uracil phosphoribosyltransferase PyrR; protein product: MAGHRVLVAQDLTRAVKRMAHEILERNRGADGLVLMGIRSRGVPLARRLADNLAAIEGSPVPAGSLDVTLYRDDYDRTGPRPLGHTEFPCDIAGLVVVLVDDVLFTGRTIRAAMDAVMDYGRPTAIQLAVLVDRGHRELPIRADYVGKNLPTRPEQAVRVHLTETDGVDEVTVIDRQEVGAP
- a CDS encoding type IV toxin-antitoxin system AbiEi family antitoxin domain-containing protein, with translation MATHPLDALTGDTSRQHQHFATWQARAAGVSKHAIHRLRQRGLIERVHPDVYRLTSARDTWKEKLMAAVLAGGPGAVASHAWALKLHGIGRVQVPEEPDVTVAAAHGRVIAKVTVHRTRELERCDIVTVDGIPATSGTRTAVDMAGQLGEADTMSVVDDLICGRKATRPWMHRRALHLRQGRPGTDVILRITAPGADKDFWSWLERRFDRDVVAAFGLPEPAYNVAVYDARGRIGFADASWEPGWPVLTELDGLRFHSLSHQRRKDAQQHNRYATSGRVPLRFTYQDVVKTPQVVARTIRDALDQARARKPV
- the nusB gene encoding transcription antitermination factor NusB — encoded protein: MTAPSRGHSRHVARKQALDVLYEADLKDRPLPTVLAEHLRAEEPPADFAVALVRGVHRHGDTIDALITEHAHGWTLSRMPVVDRNLLRIGLYEILHDVDVPTAVAINEAVELAKELSTDDSGRFVNGLLARIAETHPPAPA
- the efp gene encoding elongation factor P, with the translated sequence MVSTNNLKNGMTLKLDGQLWRVEYFQHVKPGKGGAFVRTTLKGVQSGKTVDKTFRASEDVDQAILDRQTLQYLYREGEQFVFMDPEHFEQTFVPEEALGQAPRWIKEGDSLELVFYEGAVIDVNLPPNVALTITETEPGVQGDRVGGATKSATLETGAVVQVPLFINEGETVKVDTRSGEYLSRA
- a CDS encoding Xaa-Pro peptidase family protein, which produces MYPTRRTRLRARLVEAGLDALLVTRPVNVRYLTGFTGSAGSLLVTAEDAILVVDGRYDQQAAGEVPDVARLVTRADDWLPAHVPGGRLGLESHDLSWDRARALADLVPAEVVAAPAHVEALRELKAPEERALVARACAVTGAAFADLCTWLAPGLTEREVAGRLHHALLDLGAHDRAFEPIVAGGPHSAHPHHRATDRPLAAGELVMLDFGALVDGYHADMTRMVALGDPGAELSRVFALVRDAQAAAVAAVADGVGVGQVDAACREAIDRGGYGQRFVHGTGHGVGLEIHEQPILRPEARATLRARMIVTVEPGVYLPGLGGVRIEDTVAVTHGTPDVLTDVPRDLVRL
- a CDS encoding type II 3-dehydroquinate dehydratase — protein: MRILLVHGPNLSQLGSRDPAVYGTATIQELVAAAREEHPEVDAFASDSEGELVARLHAARTDGTAAVVVNPGALTHYSYALRDALELLAMPKVEVHLSQTAAREAFRHHSVISPVVDVTITGAGAYGVRLAVRAARHLLDAG
- the aroB gene encoding 3-dehydroquinate synthase, giving the protein MTATRIPVALPAGSYDVVVGAGLLPGLVDEVPWPAHTRRVAVVTVGPVEALYAATVEDSLAGGGFEVHRLVVPDGEEAKTLDTLGSLYHRFAAVPLGRDDAVVALGGGVVGDLAGFAAATWNRGVPVVQVPTTLLAQVDAAVGGKTGINLPEGKNLVGAFHQPRAVVADTATLTSLPPRQLRSGLGEVAKYGFIDDPAVLELLEDRPGDAVAGHPGVLTEVVRRGVAVKARIVAADEREAGERALLNYGHTVGHAIETLAGYGTFLHGEAVALGMVFAARLGERMGISEAGLADRTVALLDALSLPTGGLRLDPAAVWQVLARDKKARRAAGDAGPGVRFVLCRRPGEALVVEAPDRALVDEVLRTLA